In a single window of the Terriglobus roseus genome:
- a CDS encoding TIGR04255 family protein: MSPKLLFPPIFYAVAVIKFNPVLNMGDYIVPIQTDMRKKYPDFQKGVSSEIQIQVNGQNAPTVKSNPAELWEFRNTSLTSGFSLTQNHLRFQTTAYEDSDTFVKAILEGFETIHKHVGLAYTEIAAVRLLDAVIPKDGEDLTTYLTPGPLGLRNILDGEITQGVCQAVFKTPAGLATSRTILVRGALGFPQDLLPLNLKLNTRLKSNTLHAVIDNDCQYQSRISPIDTVEIEKRIRAAKAQATKAFKNALTPAALDIWNGIGAKHGSTTRH; this comes from the coding sequence ATGAGCCCAAAACTATTGTTCCCTCCCATCTTCTATGCGGTCGCCGTGATCAAGTTCAATCCTGTGTTGAACATGGGCGATTACATCGTCCCTATTCAGACGGACATGCGCAAGAAGTACCCCGACTTTCAGAAGGGCGTCTCCTCTGAGATACAGATTCAAGTGAACGGCCAAAACGCCCCGACAGTGAAGAGCAATCCGGCCGAGTTGTGGGAGTTCAGAAATACCAGTCTTACGTCGGGATTCTCGTTAACGCAGAACCACCTGCGCTTCCAGACGACAGCCTACGAAGACTCTGACACCTTTGTGAAGGCGATCTTGGAGGGATTCGAGACGATACACAAACACGTGGGCTTGGCCTATACCGAGATCGCTGCTGTCCGTCTCCTAGATGCCGTCATTCCAAAGGATGGAGAGGATCTGACGACCTATCTCACACCTGGTCCTTTGGGACTTCGTAATATTCTCGATGGAGAGATCACGCAAGGTGTCTGTCAGGCAGTTTTCAAAACGCCTGCCGGCTTGGCGACGTCCCGCACTATATTGGTTCGCGGCGCTCTTGGGTTCCCACAAGACTTGCTTCCTCTGAACCTGAAGCTGAACACGCGGTTGAAGTCAAACACGCTGCACGCCGTCATTGATAATGACTGTCAGTATCAGAGTCGAATCAGCCCGATTGATACTGTAGAAATTGAGAAGAGAATCCGAGCCGCTAAGGCGCAAGCAACAAAAGCCTTTAAGAACGCTTTGACACCAGCAGCACTTGATATCTGGAACGGCATTGGAGCTAAGCATGGATCTACAACAAGACATTAG